tttctgaatctcataataagaatcagcagacacattgtcttccggcaagtactctttaaacaagtccgcccattcgttcatgcaactttcaggtagattgtgatcagttttaatattcatcattctagcagctaacgacaatttagagagaccttctctacaaccactgtaaagtggttgattcgccgcgtttaacatttcgtaaaacttttttgcatctatattaggttcttcatcttcatcatgagctacgaatgcatcagctaccatatcatgaaccctatcataatctaccatctcctcctgatggtaactatgttcattatgcaaatgatgatcaaccggttctttttcctgaaaattgctattactactactagcttcattctgatcataattaaaaccttctccatgttgaaaccagatatagtaatttgccgtgaaacctctatttattaaatgcttccaaacattttcacgatttgccagtttcgaattgttgcatttccgacaagaacagaacatcttaccactttcttgggcgagcggtgttgaatctgcttgatgcataaatatctccagacccgcaaggtattctttcgtcactctcccgttagcatctctatgcatatacatccacttccgcaactcgtaaatagtcccggaaccagccattttttttctttcacgttttttgttgttggtgtgtttaaaatgatgttcaaacatccatatttataggaaattcgaatctggtagttgtaattttgatatgaaattacgacgaaaattaattaggtgggcaaaaaaaacgtgtaacacctataaagttggtggattcaaaaatttcctcgctaaatacacataaactattccctcgtaaataccacgcaaagtttacgtcgtatttacgaggaaatagtttttcctcgtaaaatactcgtaaaattacatccactttacgacgaaacagttttgtcgttacgttacgaggaaataacgatgactttagtttttcacgtaaattcgtcgtaaactcgacgcaaatttacgaggattgtttttcctcgttaattttcgtcgttaagcatgtgttttcttgtagtattTGAAGCAAGAACAGAGTACAAAGATGCGAGAAAACGTAAACGCCATGGTTGAAGCTTTAATTGATTACGTTGTTAACATACATCATCGATTATACCACCATCAGAGATATAGCTTGACATATCTCAAAAGATAGATTGAATCATGAAGATATTGATTAAATacatattctttttaaaaaagattctgaaaaaacatgatttattttacaaaaaaaaagtaaagaactCAATAAGaggaaaacgaagaagaaagatATATGGGACCcactttatttttcttgtttgttaTGAAGATTTATGATTAAATCTTGTAGTTAGTCAGCGAgtagttataaaataaaactagttAGTTTAGACAAAAAGAAGCTATTAGAATAAACTGTTTTGGTAGAAGAAAGTGtcttattttattatagaaaaCTCAAAACTGCCTTATAGTGTAATTATTTCAGCAAAATGAACCTAGTCTCATGTGTCTTCTTCTATTACAATAATTGCTccctttttttctctctataaAAACAGCTATATTATATGGATTGTAAAGGCATTCACTCACACCATTCAGAAGTAACCTAGAGAAGCAAATCATTCGTAGAAAATGGCAGAGGTAGAAACGAAGCAAGAGACAAATGCTGCGACTGAGCCAGAGACACAGGCTGCGACTGAGCTAGAGACAAAGGCTGATAGTATGGTTGGAGAGATTTGGATAGGTGTTGATATCAAAGCTTCTGCAGAGAAGTTCCACCATATGTTCGCTAAAAGGCCACACCACGTGTCCAATGCCACCCCTCGCCACATTGGGGGAGTTGAGCTGCACGAGGGAGAGTGGGACAAAGTCGGAAGCATAGTCTTGTGGAACTACATTCATGGTAATTAatgacaaaatattttatatgtaaagaTATCTTCACGAAGATACAAATATTAGTTTTAACGTCAGCGATGAATgcaagaaaacaatattttactgtTTCACACCAAGCATATGGGTATGTCTTTGATGATAAAAACATTTAACATTTCATCTGTGAACGATTTTTGGGTGCAGAAGGAAAGCCAAAAGTAGCAAAAGATAGGATCGAAGCGGTGGATCCGGAGAAAAATCTGAGAAAGTTCAGGGTCTTAGAGGGAGATGTGTTGAAGGAGTACAAAACCTTCTAGATAACACTCCAAGTAATACTAAATTTTGTGACTCCTATTTCGATCgagttttattttggtttttcatCTGAGTCAATATTCTGAAATCTCTTAACAGGTAACACCAAAGCAAGGAGGATCCGGAAGTGTGGCGAGGTGGCACTTGGAGTATGAGAGGATTGATGAGAAGGTAGCTCATCCTGAAACTCTAATTCCATTCTTGGAATCAATGTCCAAAGAGATCGATGAACACCTACTGTCCACAGAGTAGAACGAAGACGTCCTtctgcttgttttttttttgtaacatactTCGGTTTGTTTAAAACcctatatatgtatgtggtacATGCATGTATATTCAGATTTCTGTATTATATGGAGTAGTAACGTATATGCTATGttttatcaagttttttttttttttttttttaaaagaatgttTTATCAAGTTACAAGTTAGTTACATGTATCTTTCCCTTTTTTGTATGTTGTgtgacaaaataaataaaaatcatactTATGcagattttttgggtttaaatcATACTTATGCTGTAAtgcatacatttttttttgttatgactaTATACATGGCATTTACAATAGACTGTGTCTCAGGATCTATTTTATTTCATTGAGAGACAAAATATTATAAGGGGAATTAATAATGTCGGaagtataataatttattaatttatagaatttacgaatttatgtttttagatttttatattagttaaaacttatagatttgaatttttttctcttttcattaaattatttgatatgttttATGTGTGTTGATTCCGTATGATAAAATAcaaatgtaattttatatttaattcaatgaattaacaacaaaataatgaaataaaataaaattaaagatgaaatcatttaaaaaataaagtattttgttatgtttatataaatatatatatatatatatattaattaataattattaatttagtcATATTTTACACTATTccgatttgaaacataaaaaaatattaatttatcaaattattaatttataattttagtgaaattatatatgtacctaatatattaaaatattctatgtcatattttacattagtctaatttgaaatataaaaatttattaatttatagagtttttaatgTAAACTTTAGAAGCGTTTGAATATCTTATAATGTCGTGATCGGTTAGataaaatattgatcaaattttacaaaaaaaaaattgtttgtttttgtttaccgGTTTTGGAATAAATCTAAATTGTCTCtcaaatggtttttttttatcgaagAAAAACATTATTTCATCAGAGATTATATTTCTCGAgtatatcatttataaaatttattataaaacttgATCTAAACACAATTTCGACTGATCAAATGCATGTAATGCAAAAGCAAGAAGTGTTTGCAAGTGTTGTGAACTGAGACATGTTGAGTATAAAGACGATTGATGAGACGAATGCGGCTTACCCTAAAACTCTGTTTCAGTTTTTTGAATAATTACTATCCAAATAGATCAAATGAACACCTCTTGTCCAAGGAATAAATAGATTTGTACTGTTTCTTTTTGCATATGCAATTTCTAACCTTTTGAGTTAGCTACGAGCATATCGACACTGTCACCACATTTATTAAACTCAATACAAATCAGTTAACAGTTATGCTTATTTCATGTCTTCTTTCAACGATCCCTTGACCCTATGGAACACTGATCCACTCAATTTGAATCTCAACCTCACCGCTTTCGACATTTCTCAGCTTGAGAACCATGTCTTGGACGATCTTTCCATTACTGAACGCGATCCTGCTCTCTTGAGCCAGGCAATTGTCTGTGCTCGGCTTCACTCTCTTGACCTCGGTTCCATCAGGGAGGTCTTGAAGACCCATTGCTTGAATCTCAAGAAACGGCCTGATGTCTATTTCCGCATCTCCCATCTTGTCATGGGAAGTGAACGTATCTTTATCATAAACTTCCTGTAAGGGAAATACAAAAGAAACCATTCAGaaactaataaattatatttcaacACGATAAAGAAGTAACTCACGAGAATCACAGGTTGATTATGATCATTGAATGCAAGCGTCAGTTCATCGTTCCACTCAGGGTTACAGTTATTTTCCACACGATGAGTATTTAATGTCTGAACCAGATTCACAAAGAAAACAAGATATAACAAGAGTTCCTGACTGTTGTATGTAAGAGAGAAACAGAGTGTATTTGTGTGTACCTGAGAACCCATGGTTACAACGACGAAAGGGTCGCTGCTCTGAGAATCTCGACTAACAAGATTCATCCCTCTTTTCACTCGGATCCTAAGAAGTCCCACAAGATCCTCCATGTCTCCTCTGACAGAGCTTTCTCTTCCTCTGATCTGTTTCTTAAAAGAGCACGAGTTGCGGAAGAACGGTTAGGAGCAAGTTATGTTTGTGGCCTCTAAAGTCTGTGACTTTTTCTTTAACCTATGTCTTAGCAAGCATCTTCTGGAGCATCTTTTTGTCCTATACGGATCTTGTTAGTAGTAGTTGAATAGGCTTTCCTTTTGATGTAACATTTCAAAAAGGTATTTTGTATAAAGATAGAAAGTAATCTCatttatataaatctaaaagaTATCAACTTCTATTTTGCATCTTCATGGTCCCTCCCAGGCCGACACTTTCTTAGGTAAGACATGTGTTAGTTTAGTCTATTGGTGGTATTCATGCTATCTTCGTGGATCATAAAAGAGTACAAGAGATAaagcaccaaaaatatatagaatcAATGTAGGCTTTCAGAGCCCCACAAGAATTATTCATCAAAACAATGTTCTGCCGAAAATaaaagagcatgattaatgagaGGTTCTTAGGGTGAAATTCTTGgcagaatataagaacccgtctcttaactttaaACTAAAAATGCTAAGAGCCGGCTCTTAAATAGGAGATTTAAGAGCCGGCTCTTAAATAGGAGATTTAAGAGCCggctcttagttttttttagttaaaagttaagagacagattcttatattccgctaagaacctcaccctaagaaccccccattaatcatgctctaaaaaACCCAATTAAGTCagaacataacaaaaaaaaagtgagggTTTAGATCATAAAAAATATCCCTCCAGgtctatatatatactccttccgttttttaatgtaagtcgttttagaattgtgcacatagattaagaaaatcattaatttttttatattttctaaacaaaaacatcattaattatttatctaaccacaaatcaaccaataataaaatagaaggtatattatcattggtcatataacattaagtgttaataaattttacataaaaaaccgaatacgtcatataatttggaacataaaaaatttctctaaaataatttatattaaaaaaacggagggagtatatatatGACTAAGAGTCTACAACAAGCGTGTCGCCAATGGTTGTGAAGTTACAACGATCCCAATCATTCTAGTTGATACGCACCCTAATACGTGAggttaaattaatatataagaacaGATTACCTTAGGGTATACGGAAACTTATATAAGACTAGTGCGAATTGTGATACTAGACCAGTGACCTGaattaatatatcattttgCTTCAATTTTATCAATTTAGTTATATCttccaataattttttaaaaacattatcttATCAATGGTTTCAAATtgctaattaattaattttaaaaaaaataatacctTCATCCAGAAAATTGTCAACTTTCACGTACGTATATTACGCGTCTGCATGCAAAAGTATGCACAGAAGATGCTTAAAATATACCTGAACACGCGttcaagagaaaaaaagaaagaaaaaaaaacgaatgaCTCCAAAAATAACCGAAGCGACAACAGAACATAACAGTTATCTCTTAACATTAATCTCTTGATTTATATACACACCTCTCCTCTGACCAAGAATCACAAATTcgattttacttttttttcatcttcttcttcatcctcggCTCCTCCTCTCAGATTCCTGCTTCTCGTTGCGATCGACGAATACCTAAATCTCTTTTCCTCGCTgattttgtttccatctctctctctctctctctttttctacgttaaaatatttttcttcggTGAAGTTTTGTGAATGGTGGAACCTAATCCGATCTGCGATAACTCTAGGCTCTCCCTTCCAATCCAAAGGGCAAGCTTCTTCGTCCCTCTTTCTTCAGACTCTGTTTTCGCATTCGGATCTTGCAAAGAAGG
This region of Brassica napus cultivar Da-Ae chromosome C5, Da-Ae, whole genome shotgun sequence genomic DNA includes:
- the LOC106401580 gene encoding protein C2-DOMAIN ABA-RELATED 8 isoform X1, with protein sequence MEDLVGLLRIRVKRGMNLVSRDSQSSDPFVVVTMGSQTLNTHRVENNCNPEWNDELTLAFNDHNQPVILEVYDKDTFTSHDKMGDAEIDIRPFLEIQAMGLQDLPDGTEVKRVKPSTDNCLAQESRIAFSNGKIVQDMVLKLRNVESGEVEIQIEWISVP
- the LOC106401579 gene encoding MLP-like protein 31 — protein: MAEVETKQETNAATEPETQAATELETKADSMVGEIWIGVDIKASAEKFHHMFAKRPHHVSNATPRHIGGVELHEGEWDKVGSIVLWNYIHEGKPKVAKDRIEAVDPEKNLRKFRVLEGDVLKEYKTF
- the LOC106401580 gene encoding protein C2-DOMAIN ABA-RELATED 8 isoform X2 → MEDLVGLLRIRVKRGMNLVSRDSQSSDPFVVVTMGSQEVYDKDTFTSHDKMGDAEIDIRPFLEIQAMGLQDLPDGTEVKRVKPSTDNCLAQESRIAFSNGKIVQDMVLKLRNVESGEVEIQIEWISVP